From the Desulfarculaceae bacterium genome, one window contains:
- the argH gene encoding argininosuccinate lyase: MADDKGKRLWGGRFGEGPHQLMERINASIGVDRRLYLQDIRGSQAHAAMLARQEVLSQADAEKIIAGLEQVRAEIEAGQMAWSDSLEDIHTHVEMRLKEIIGEAAGRLHTARSRNDQVATDLRLWIMDAGRELDSALIGFQRALVEVAGEHTTTIMPGYTHLQRAQPVLLAHHLLAYVEMAWRDRERLAGCLGRAAVLPLGAAALAGTSFKLDPASVARELGFGAVFNNSLDAVSDRDFAAEFLFVLSLVQVHLSRLAEELVLWSSQEFGFISLSDAFATGSSIMPQKKNPDAAELVRGKTGRVMGDLIALMTVLKGLPLAYNKDLQEDKEPVFDAFDTVMDCLLVMAPMISTMHVNASRMELAVGHGFLNATELADYLAAQGVPFRVAHEVAGKAVRLAEERVCTLEDLGEEDHARLCEGLEVELGVGLKQALDPVRAVDRRISPGGTARQNVEAALEEARKRLWPEGSA, translated from the coding sequence TGACGATAAAGGCAAAAGGCTCTGGGGCGGACGCTTCGGCGAGGGACCCCACCAGCTCATGGAGCGCATCAACGCCTCCATCGGGGTGGACCGCCGCCTTTATTTGCAGGACATCCGGGGCTCCCAGGCCCACGCGGCCATGCTGGCCCGGCAAGAGGTCTTGAGCCAGGCCGACGCTGAAAAGATCATCGCCGGGCTGGAGCAGGTGCGCGCCGAGATCGAGGCCGGGCAGATGGCCTGGTCCGACTCCCTGGAGGACATTCACACCCACGTGGAGATGCGCCTCAAGGAGATCATCGGCGAGGCGGCCGGACGGCTGCACACCGCCCGTAGCCGCAACGACCAGGTGGCCACGGACCTGCGCCTGTGGATCATGGACGCGGGCCGCGAGCTGGATAGCGCGTTGATCGGCTTCCAGCGGGCCTTGGTGGAGGTGGCCGGCGAGCACACCACCACCATCATGCCCGGCTACACCCACTTGCAGCGGGCCCAGCCGGTTTTGTTGGCCCACCATCTCCTGGCCTACGTGGAGATGGCCTGGCGCGACCGCGAGCGTCTGGCCGGGTGCCTGGGCCGCGCGGCGGTCTTGCCCCTGGGCGCGGCCGCCTTGGCGGGCACCAGCTTCAAGCTGGACCCAGCCTCGGTGGCCCGGGAGCTGGGCTTCGGCGCGGTGTTCAACAACTCCCTGGACGCGGTGAGCGACCGCGACTTCGCGGCCGAGTTCCTCTTCGTGCTCAGCCTGGTGCAGGTGCATTTGTCGCGCCTGGCCGAAGAGCTGGTGCTCTGGTCCAGCCAGGAGTTCGGCTTCATCAGCCTGAGCGACGCCTTTGCCACCGGCAGCTCCATCATGCCCCAGAAGAAGAACCCCGACGCCGCCGAGCTGGTGCGGGGCAAGACCGGCCGCGTGATGGGAGATTTGATCGCGCTGATGACCGTGCTCAAGGGTCTGCCCCTGGCCTACAACAAGGACCTGCAGGAGGACAAGGAGCCGGTGTTCGACGCGTTCGACACGGTGATGGACTGCCTGCTGGTCATGGCCCCCATGATCTCCACCATGCACGTCAACGCCTCGCGCATGGAGCTGGCCGTGGGGCACGGCTTCCTCAACGCTACCGAGCTGGCCGACTACCTGGCCGCCCAGGGGGTGCCCTTCCGGGTGGCCCACGAGGTGGCGGGCAAGGCGGTGCGCCTGGCCGAGGAAAGGGTGTGCACCCTGGAGGACCTGGGCGAGGAAGATCACGCCCGGTTGTGCGAAGGGCTTGAGGTCGAGCTGGGAGTCGGGTTAAAACAGGCCTTGGATCCGGTCCGGGCCGTGGACCGGCGCATATCGCCCGGCGGCACCGCCCGCCAAAACGTGGAAGCAGCCCTAGAGGAGGCGAGGAAGCGGTTATGGCCAGAAGGCTCAGCTTAG